GAGGCCGAGACGAATCCGTCCAGCTCGTCGCCCGCCAGGGTGATTCTCAGCATGGTCGGGGAGAGTCTGGCAATGCGGGAGACTTGCAGTTTGCGAAAGCGCAACGGATGGCGCAGACGTTGTATTTCAAGTTCGGAATGCATGAGGTCAATCTCCTGTGGAATTTTCCGCGCCCACGATTTCATCCGTGGCGCGCTGCAAAATGGCCGCGATGCGGCGCTGTTCATCCGGCGCAGCCTGATCCCTGAGCAGCAAGGCCCGCTTCAACGCGCGCCTCGCGTCTATCAACTCCTTGGTCCACCCCGCGGCGCCGTCCTCGCCGATCTCTTCCCCGGCGTAGGCTCGGCGCGCCAGCTCCATCTTGCGTCCGATGTGAACCAGCTTGGCCAGCATCAGCTGCGCGCGCTCCCGCCCCTCGGCCAAGCGCTCGCGCCCGGCATCGGTGATGGAATAGCGGCGCCGCTTGCCATCGCTGGCGGCGGCCACATGGCCCGTTGCCTCCAGGCTGGATAGCGCGGGGTAGGCAACGCCAGGGCTGGGGCTGTAGTAGCCGTTGGAACGGACGGCCAGCTCCTTGATCAGTTCGTAGCCATGACAGGCGCGCTCGGCTATCAATGCCAGCAGCAGCAGTTGCAAATCGTCCGCGCTGAATTTTCGCCCCCTGGCCAGCACTTCTGCTTCGCCGCCGGCGCGGCGGGATGCGCGCATCGGGCAGGGGGGAGGCCTGTGTCGCGTCAATACGCGGCGGCAATGTTTCATGGCGTGCCCTTATTGCTTAAGATGTATCTTAAGATACAAAATCCCGCCCAAAAAATCAACAATGAGATTCATTATCACTATTGGCAAGCGGTAGATGCCCATTTCGATGACAAACATCAATAAATTGCATTTGAATATTGAATTTGAATAATGGCATCGGTTATCTTTGGGAGTTGTTTACAAATTCCGTGTGAGCGAGACCATGGCCAGAACCCTTTCCCTGAAGCGCCGCTTGTTGTTGCAAACCGTCAGCGCCATCGCCCTGGTGTGCGTACTGGGCGCCTTGCTGATGAATACGCTGCGCCAGCAAATGCTGGACGACAGGCATGACCAGGTCCGCACCCAGGTGGAAAACGCAGCCAGCCTGGTGGCGATGCATGAAGAGCAGGCCGCGGCCGGGCTGGTGCCGGAGGCGGAGGCGCAGAAAATGGCTTTGCAGGAGTTGGCCAAGCTGCGTTTCGACGGCGATGAGTATTTCTTCACTCTGGACAGGAACCTCAAATGGATTTCCCATGGCATGAACCCCAAGCTGATCGGCAAGGACATGCACAGCGTGAGGGATGGCGCCGGCGCCAATATCGGCGCGCTGTTCGAGCAAACCATGCGCAGCGGCGGCGGCAAGGGTTTTGTCAGCTACGTGTGGGACAAGCCGGGCTCGAGCGCGCCGCAACCCAAGCTCGCTTACTTTCAAAGCTCTCCGCGCTGGGGGTGGGTAATCGGCACCGGGCTTTACCTGGACGACATCAATGCCACGCTGACGCGGCAGTTGCTGAGCGTGGGCGCGCAGGTGCTGCTGTTCATGGCCGTGAGTTTGTCGCTGGGCTGGTGGGTGTACCGCAGCGTGATGCGCGAACTGGGAACGGAGCCTTCCGTGGCCGCGGACATCGTGCGCGAAATCGCCGCCGGCAAGCTGGATAGGGAGATAGACGTGGACGCGGCGCGCGGCGACAGCTTGTTGGCCCATATCCGGGAAATGCAGGGACAGCTGCGCCAGCTGGTGGGCGACATTATGCGCGATGCGGAGGAGTTGGGCCGGCTGAACGCCGACGTGGTGGACGGCGCCCGCATGGTGGCCGACAACTCGCAGGGACAGAGCGAGGGCGCGGCTGCGATGGCGGCGTCGGTGGAGCAACTGACGGTCAGCATCAACCATATTGCACAGCACGCGTCGGACGCGCGCGAGGTGTCGCAGGACTCCGGCCAGCTTTCCGAAGCGGGCAGCGACGTGATCGCTCGCGCGGTGGCGGAGATGCAGGACATCAGCGCCACCGTCGACATGACCGAGGCCGCCATTTCCGAGTTGGCCAGCAAAACCGCCACCATCTCCAACATCATGCAAGTGATCAAGGATATCGCCGACCAGACCAATCTGCTGGCGCTGAACGCGGCGATAGAGGCGGCGCGCGCGGGAGAAACCGGCCGCGGCTTCGCCGTAGTGGCCGACGAAGTGCGCAAGCTGTCCGAACGCACCGCCAAAGCCACCGAACAGACGGCCGGCATGATTGCCGAGATTCAGGCCAGCTCCGATTTGTCGCGCCAGAACATGAGCGAGACCGTGGCCAAGGTGAAAACCGGGCTGGAACTGGCCGAGCAGGGCGGCGAGCTGATCCAGCAGATACGCGGCAGCGCCAGCCAGGTGGTGCAAGTGGTCAACGACATTTCCCACGCGCTGCGCGAGCAAGGCACCGCCAGCCAGGATATCGCCCGCCATGTGGAGCAGATCGCGCAAGTGGCGTCCGGCAACGCGGTGGCCGCCACCCAGGCGTCGGAAAGCGTGCAGCGGATCGACGAGGTGACCGGCAATCTGAGGCTATCGGTCGCGCAGTTCCAGGTTTAGCGCCGGCCTGGCGCGAGCGCGAAGCGCGCGGGGTCGGCCGCCCGCGCGCGTTGGCGGTAGAAACGGTCCAGCTCCGCGCGATAACGCTGTATCGATTCCTGAGTCAGCCAGCGGTCCTGGGATTGGCGATAGGCGGGGTCGGCCACCGCTTCGCTCAGCAGCTGGTCTATTTTCATCACCGCCATTCGTCCCCATGGGGTCTTGGGGCAGGCGATGCCGACCGGAATCAGTCCGGAGCCCTCGATGGGCAGATTGACCAGACTGTCATCCTTGTCCACCTCGCGGTGGTATTTGTAGTCGGGTTCGAAATCCAGCGTGTAGTCGGCCCTGGACAGCTGCAGCAGCTTGAACAGGCCGCTATTGGAGGGAAGCCGCGGGCTTTCCTTCAGGTTGGAATCGTTGCGATGCGCGGCGAACAGTTTGTCTATCGGGTCGGAATAGCTGCGTCCGGCTGCGATCACCCCCCTCAGCCCAGACCGCAGAATCAGTTTTTCCAGCGGCACCTCTCCCTTGCCGTTCAGCGGCGCCTGGTCCGCCACCGCCCGGCGAATGATCACCTCCTGCGGCAGCTGCATATGGGTCAACGTGAAAAAAGCGAATTTTTCGCGCTCCGCCGTCGGTATCAGGTTCATTCGGCACAGCTGGCTGCCGCGCTGGAGCTCCAGCACGCTGCGGGCGGTGCTCATCACGGCGAAGCGGTGCTCGGCCTCCGGCCAGCGCGCGATGATCAGCTTCAGGTAGATGTCGTTCTGGCCGTCCGTAGGCTTGCCGTCGCGGATGATGAAGTTGGGCGCCCAGTCGGAAAGCACCCAGGTGATCTGATACGGCTCCGCCGCGATGGCTGTCGTCAGCGTCACGGAGAAGGGAATGGCCGCCAGGCATCGTCTCCAGCATGCGGGTATCAGAAAACCTAACATCTGCGCTCCATCTCTGGTCAGGCCTTGGTCCATTCTAGACCGCTGCGATTGCGCAACCAATTCTCACTCGCACTGTCAGTCTCTGCCTGACTGACGGATTTCGGCGGGCCTGGCCATGAAAACGGCCGCAGAGTATGGATTTCTTCGGTCTGGTTTTTGCGCCGGCAGCCTGTCTGCAGTAGCATGTGCGCCCCGTGCGAATGTCACGGCGAACAACAAGAAGCGATACGCCGCAAAGGCAACAACAAGATGAATGAGAATTTTAGCGGCGGGGACCTGCCATGATGGTGGCTACCCACGTCGCCTTCGGCGCGTTCTGCGCGGTTTCGGCGGCGCTGATCCTGCGCTTGCCGGCCATGATGGCGTTGCTGCTGCTGGCCGGCGGCTTGGCCGGCTCGCTGTTGCCGGACCTCGACCATCCCAAGAGCTGGCTTGGCCGGCGCATACCCTTCCTGTCCCGGCCTATCGCCTATCTGTTCGGCCATCGCGGCATCACTCACAGCCTGTTGGCCGTGGTCGGCGTGTTTTACGCCAGCGCCGCCTGCCTGCACGGCTGGGGCGTGCAGCTTGGCCATGCGATGCCGCTGGTGCTGGGGCTGTGCGTGGGTTACGCCTCCCATCTGGTAGGCGATTGGCTGACCCCGGCCGGCATCCCCTTGCTGTGGCCGATACGGATACGCTTTCGCGCGCCGCTGATGCTGCTTCGCCCCAGAATGGCCGAGCCGGTCATGACCGTATTGCTGTGGTTCGGCGCGGGGTTCTTGATGTCGCGCGCCCTGTAGCGGACTTCTCCATCGCGCGGGCATAATGGGCGACAGCGATGCCGACTCGAAAGGGAGCGGGATGAAACGATGGATAGCGGTCGCCGCGCTGCTGGCGCTGGCGACTATCGGAGGCCTGGCTTATGTCCATCACCAGCGGCAGGCAGAAGCCGAAAAGCAGTCCACGCTGTACGGCAATGTCGACATCCGCGAGGTGGCGCTGGCCTTTCGCGTGCCCGGCCGGCTTGCCGCCGTGCGGGCGGATGAAGGCGACAGCGTGCAGCCGGGACAGATATTGGCCCAACTCGACGTCGAGCCGCTGCGCAATAGCCTGAATGCCGCGCTGGCGAGCGAAGCCGCATTGGCGGCGCGCAACGCGCTGATGCACAAAGGCAGCCGGCAAGAAGACATCGCCCAGGCCAAATCGCGGCTGGAGGTTGCGGAAGCCGCCGCGAAACAGGCGGAAAGCGAATATCGGCGCCAACGCGAACTGGCGCCGGCCGGCGGCAGCAGTCAGCAACAGCTGGAAGCGGCCCGCTCTCAGCGCGACCAGTCCATCGGCCAGCGCGACGCAGCCGTCCAGCAACTGCGCGCTTTGCGCGCGGGCTTCCGGCCGGAGGAAATCGCCGAATCCGACGCCCAGCTCAAGCAGGCGCGAGCCAGCGTGGCCGCCGCCAGGCTGGCTCTGAAGGATGCCAGCCTGCAGTCGCCCAGCGCCGGCATCATCCTCACCCGCGCGGTGGAAACGGGCAGCCTGGTGCAGGCGGGCACGCCCGCGTTCACGCTGTCGCTGCGTCAGCCAACCTGGGTGCGCGCCTATGTCGACGAAACCCAACTGGGCCGATTCACCACCGGGACCGAAGTGTCGATCGCCAGCGACAGCCATCCTGAGAAATCTTACCGCGGGGTGGTGGGCTTCGTGTCGCCTACCGCCGAATTCACGCCCAAGTCGGTGGAAACCGCCAGCCTGCGCACTGCGCTGGTCTACCGGATACGGGTGGTAGTCGGCGATGCGGATGGCGGACTCAGCCAGGGCATGCCTGTGACGGTGAGGCTGGCCAAGTGAATTTGTCCATCCAGGCTTGCGCGCTGAAAAAGCGCTTTCCCGGCGCGGATGCCGATGCCGTCGCCGGGGTCGATCTGGACATTCCTCCAGGCTGCGTGGCGGGTCTGGTCGGTCCGGACGGGGCCGGCAAGACCACGTTGCTGCGCATGTTGGCCGGATTGCTGACGCCTGACGGCGGCAAAGCGAAGGTGGCCGGGCTGGATGCCGCCATCGGCGACGAGTTGCGGCGCGCGATCGGCTACATGCCGCAAAAGTTCGGCCTGTACGAAGACTTGACCGTGCAGGAAAACCTCAATTTGTACGCCGACCTGCGGGGAGTGTCCGCCACCGAACGCGAGGGGGATTTCGCCCGCTTGTTGGCGCTGACCGACCTCGCGCCGTTCACCGGCCGCTACGCCGGCAAGCTCTCCGGCGGCATGAAACAGAAGCTGGGCCTGGCCTGCTCGCTGCTGGGCAAGCCCCGCGTCTTGTTGCTGGACGAGCCCGGCGTCGGGGTCGACCCCATCTCCAGGCGCGAGCTGTGGCGGCTGATACGGTCACTGGCGGCCGACGGCATCACGGTGCTGCTCAGCACCGCCTACCTGGATGAGGCGGAAGCTTGCGATCAAGTGTATTTGATGGCGGGCGGGCGCTTGCGCGCCGCCGGATCTCCCGCCGAGCTGACCGCGCCGCTGGCGGGCCGTTGCCTGAGACTGACGGGCATCGAGGGCAATCGTCGGCGGTTGTTGCAGCGACTGCTGCGCCAGCCGGAACTGATGGACGGCACGATACAAGGAAACGGACTGAGGCTGCTGCTGCGCGACGAAAGCCGCTGGCCCGATCTCGCCTTGGCCGAAGCCGGCCCGGAAGCCGCACTGATTCCAGCCAGGCCCAGACTGGAGGACGCCTTCATCAGCCTGCTGGGCGGCGGCCCCGGCGGGGACTCGCCTCTGGCGGAGGAAATGCCGGAGGTGCCGGCTTATGCAGGCGAGGCTGTGATCGAGGCGCGCCGACTCGGCAAGCGCTTCGGCGACTTTCGCGCCGCCGCCGACATCAGCTTCGTGGTGCGCCGCGGCGAAGTGTTCGGCTTGCTGGGCCCCAATGGCGCCGGCAAATCCACCACCTTCAAGATGGAATGCGGCCTGCTAAAACCCAGCGGCGGACAGGCGCTGGTGATGGGCTTGGATCTGAAGCGCAGCCCCAGCGCGGCGCGGCAACAACTGGGGTATATGGCTCAGAAGTTCTCGCTTTACGCCCAATTGAGCGTGCGGCGCAATCTGATGTTTTTTTCCGGCGTGTATGGCCTGTCTGGAGCCAGGCAGCGCGACAAGGTGGCGCAAATGGAGAGGGTGTTCGGCCTGACGCCCCATATGGACAATCTTTCCGGAGAGCTGCCGCTAGGCTTCAAGCAAAGGCTGGCGCTGGCTTGCGCGGTGATGCACGAGCCGCCGCTGCTGTTTCTGGACGAACCCACCTCCGGGGTCGATCCGGTGACCCGCCGCGAGTTTTGGACCCATATCAATGGCTTGGCGGAGAAGGGGGTGACGGTGCTGGTGACCACCCACTTCATGGATGAGGCGGAGTATTGCGATCGCATCGCCTTGATCTATCGCGGCCGGTTGCTGGCGCTGGACACCCCGGACGCCCTCAAGCGCGGCGTAGCCGACTCCGCCTGTCCGGAGCCGACCATGGAGGATGCCTTCATCCGCCTGGTGGAAGAGGCGGACGCATGAACCCTCGCCGGCTGCTGGCCCTGTGCAGGAAAGAAAGCTACCAGATCGTGCGCGACCCAAGCAGCATCCTGATCGCCTTCATTTTGCCGGTGGCGCTGCTGTTCATTCTGGGGTACGCAGTGAATCTGGATTCCGCCCATATCCGTCTGGGGCTGCTCAATCAGGACGGCGGCGGCGCGGCGCGGCGCCTGGCGGCCACGCTGCGCGCCACGCCGGCGCTTGCGGTTCAATCGCTGTCCTCGCGCGCGGAGCTGGAAAGCAAGCTGTCCCGAGGCGAGATACGCGGCGCGGTGGTGGTGCCGAACGATTTCTCCCGGCAATGGCAGCGCGGCCAAGGCGTCATCCAGTTGCTGACCGATGGCGCGGAGCCCAATACCGCGAATTTCGTCGCCGCGTACGCCCAGGGTGCCTGGCTGCGTTGGCTGCAGGCCGAGGGCGACGAGAGCGCCCGTCCCATGCCGCCGGCCATCGATATCCGCCAGCGCTTCTGGTTCAATCCCAGCGCGGAAAGCCCTAATTTCCTGGTACCCGGCACCATCGCCATCGTGATGACCATCGTCGGCGCGCTGCTGTCGTCCTTGGTCGTCGCGCGGGAGTGGGAGCGCGGCACGATGGAGGCCCTGCTGGCGACCCCGGTCAGCCGCGCCGAACTATTGCTGTCCAAGATATTGCCGTATTACGCGCTGGGCATCGCGGCCATGCTGTTATGCCTGCTGGTCGCGGTGTTTGTGATGGGCGTGCCGTTTCGCGGACCTGTATGGCTGCTGTGGCTGATGTCGTCGCTGTTTCTCGCCAATGCGCTGGGCATGGGCCTGTTTCTGTCCACCGTGATGCGCACCCAGTTTGATGCCGCGCAGGCGGCGCTGACCGCGGGCTATTTGCCGGCGCTGATGCTGTCCGGCTTCGTGTTCGAGATTTCCAGCATGCCGGAGCCGCTGCAATGGCTGACCCGCATTCTGCCGGCCCGCTATTTCGCCAGCACGCTCCAAACTCTGTTCCAGGCGGGCGTAGTGCCCGGGCTGTTATGGTTCAA
This genomic window from Chromobacterium phragmitis contains:
- a CDS encoding PadR family transcriptional regulator — protein: MRASRRAGGEAEVLARGRKFSADDLQLLLLALIAERACHGYELIKELAVRSNGYYSPSPGVAYPALSSLEATGHVAAASDGKRRRYSITDAGRERLAEGRERAQLMLAKLVHIGRKMELARRAYAGEEIGEDGAAGWTKELIDARRALKRALLLRDQAAPDEQRRIAAILQRATDEIVGAENSTGD
- a CDS encoding methyl-accepting chemotaxis protein, with the translated sequence MARTLSLKRRLLLQTVSAIALVCVLGALLMNTLRQQMLDDRHDQVRTQVENAASLVAMHEEQAAAGLVPEAEAQKMALQELAKLRFDGDEYFFTLDRNLKWISHGMNPKLIGKDMHSVRDGAGANIGALFEQTMRSGGGKGFVSYVWDKPGSSAPQPKLAYFQSSPRWGWVIGTGLYLDDINATLTRQLLSVGAQVLLFMAVSLSLGWWVYRSVMRELGTEPSVAADIVREIAAGKLDREIDVDAARGDSLLAHIREMQGQLRQLVGDIMRDAEELGRLNADVVDGARMVADNSQGQSEGAAAMAASVEQLTVSINHIAQHASDAREVSQDSGQLSEAGSDVIARAVAEMQDISATVDMTEAAISELASKTATISNIMQVIKDIADQTNLLALNAAIEAARAGETGRGFAVVADEVRKLSERTAKATEQTAGMIAEIQASSDLSRQNMSETVAKVKTGLELAEQGGELIQQIRGSASQVVQVVNDISHALREQGTASQDIARHVEQIAQVASGNAVAATQASESVQRIDEVTGNLRLSVAQFQV
- a CDS encoding TIGR02285 family protein, with the translated sequence MLGFLIPACWRRCLAAIPFSVTLTTAIAAEPYQITWVLSDWAPNFIIRDGKPTDGQNDIYLKLIIARWPEAEHRFAVMSTARSVLELQRGSQLCRMNLIPTAEREKFAFFTLTHMQLPQEVIIRRAVADQAPLNGKGEVPLEKLILRSGLRGVIAAGRSYSDPIDKLFAAHRNDSNLKESPRLPSNSGLFKLLQLSRADYTLDFEPDYKYHREVDKDDSLVNLPIEGSGLIPVGIACPKTPWGRMAVMKIDQLLSEAVADPAYRQSQDRWLTQESIQRYRAELDRFYRQRARAADPARFALAPGRR
- a CDS encoding metal-dependent hydrolase produces the protein MMVATHVAFGAFCAVSAALILRLPAMMALLLLAGGLAGSLLPDLDHPKSWLGRRIPFLSRPIAYLFGHRGITHSLLAVVGVFYASAACLHGWGVQLGHAMPLVLGLCVGYASHLVGDWLTPAGIPLLWPIRIRFRAPLMLLRPRMAEPVMTVLLWFGAGFLMSRAL
- the hlyD gene encoding secretion protein HlyD, giving the protein MKRWIAVAALLALATIGGLAYVHHQRQAEAEKQSTLYGNVDIREVALAFRVPGRLAAVRADEGDSVQPGQILAQLDVEPLRNSLNAALASEAALAARNALMHKGSRQEDIAQAKSRLEVAEAAAKQAESEYRRQRELAPAGGSSQQQLEAARSQRDQSIGQRDAAVQQLRALRAGFRPEEIAESDAQLKQARASVAAARLALKDASLQSPSAGIILTRAVETGSLVQAGTPAFTLSLRQPTWVRAYVDETQLGRFTTGTEVSIASDSHPEKSYRGVVGFVSPTAEFTPKSVETASLRTALVYRIRVVVGDADGGLSQGMPVTVRLAK
- a CDS encoding ATP-binding cassette domain-containing protein, with amino-acid sequence MNLSIQACALKKRFPGADADAVAGVDLDIPPGCVAGLVGPDGAGKTTLLRMLAGLLTPDGGKAKVAGLDAAIGDELRRAIGYMPQKFGLYEDLTVQENLNLYADLRGVSATEREGDFARLLALTDLAPFTGRYAGKLSGGMKQKLGLACSLLGKPRVLLLDEPGVGVDPISRRELWRLIRSLAADGITVLLSTAYLDEAEACDQVYLMAGGRLRAAGSPAELTAPLAGRCLRLTGIEGNRRRLLQRLLRQPELMDGTIQGNGLRLLLRDESRWPDLALAEAGPEAALIPARPRLEDAFISLLGGGPGGDSPLAEEMPEVPAYAGEAVIEARRLGKRFGDFRAAADISFVVRRGEVFGLLGPNGAGKSTTFKMECGLLKPSGGQALVMGLDLKRSPSAARQQLGYMAQKFSLYAQLSVRRNLMFFSGVYGLSGARQRDKVAQMERVFGLTPHMDNLSGELPLGFKQRLALACAVMHEPPLLFLDEPTSGVDPVTRREFWTHINGLAEKGVTVLVTTHFMDEAEYCDRIALIYRGRLLALDTPDALKRGVADSACPEPTMEDAFIRLVEEADA
- a CDS encoding ABC transporter permease produces the protein MNPRRLLALCRKESYQIVRDPSSILIAFILPVALLFILGYAVNLDSAHIRLGLLNQDGGGAARRLAATLRATPALAVQSLSSRAELESKLSRGEIRGAVVVPNDFSRQWQRGQGVIQLLTDGAEPNTANFVAAYAQGAWLRWLQAEGDESARPMPPAIDIRQRFWFNPSAESPNFLVPGTIAIVMTIVGALLSSLVVAREWERGTMEALLATPVSRAELLLSKILPYYALGIAAMLLCLLVAVFVMGVPFRGPVWLLWLMSSLFLANALGMGLFLSTVMRTQFDAAQAALTAGYLPALMLSGFVFEISSMPEPLQWLTRILPARYFASTLQTLFQAGVVPGLLWFNAASLTLLGAFWLGQTVRKTRRTLD